The Halobellus sp. MBLA0158 genome has a window encoding:
- a CDS encoding Cdc6/Cdc18 family protein, with product MSQRLLVVNKGELLFKAVTRVVPVIPVVFWFVYGSASETRSQPSLLKLKLGKTESLREVSKPDVFESNSEGNIFRSEKYLDSGHQPEKPVGRETEIQRIAQAIKPVRHGKTPENLLVHGPAGIGKSTTVKHVFDKFEDETSGKAVFINSWKYNTRPSLLTELLIQFGYPAPRKGKPIDELLSKIKEWLDKNRGVAVAIDEFDQLEDPTEVIYDLSMVNQESQNSLGLVMVSNQPPQQVQLDPRSRSRLNCQTLQFQPYNASQLQEILEKRAEKAFQPGAVPDEVIEAIAQQVAENSGDCRTALKTLHKAGRKAEQEGETKISIENLKMT from the coding sequence TTATTCCGGTTGTTTTCTGGTTTGTCTACGGCTCTGCAAGTGAAACAAGGAGCCAACCCTCTCTTTTGAAACTAAAACTCGGAAAAACAGAATCACTTAGGGAGGTGTCCAAACCAGACGTGTTTGAATCCAATTCAGAAGGGAACATTTTCCGGTCGGAAAAATACCTTGACAGCGGCCACCAACCGGAGAAACCGGTAGGCCGAGAAACAGAGATCCAACGCATAGCACAAGCAATCAAACCCGTAAGACACGGAAAAACGCCGGAGAATCTGTTGGTACACGGACCCGCCGGCATAGGGAAATCAACGACAGTCAAACACGTCTTCGACAAATTCGAAGACGAAACCTCGGGCAAAGCCGTCTTCATCAACTCTTGGAAATACAACACCCGCCCCAGCCTCCTAACAGAACTACTTATACAATTCGGGTACCCAGCACCGCGGAAGGGCAAACCCATCGACGAACTCCTGTCGAAGATCAAGGAGTGGCTGGACAAAAACCGAGGCGTTGCCGTCGCAATCGACGAATTTGACCAACTGGAAGACCCCACCGAAGTCATCTACGACCTCTCAATGGTCAACCAAGAAAGCCAAAACAGCCTCGGCCTAGTAATGGTCTCCAACCAGCCACCACAACAAGTCCAACTCGATCCCAGAAGCCGCTCACGTTTGAACTGTCAAACACTCCAATTCCAGCCCTACAACGCTTCACAGCTCCAGGAAATCCTTGAGAAACGAGCCGAGAAGGCGTTTCAGCCTGGAGCCGTACCGGACGAAGTCATCGAGGCCATCGCCCAACAGGTAGCCGAAAACTCAGGTGACTGCCGAACAGCACTCAAAACACTACACAAAGCAGGGAGAAAAGCAGAACAAGAAGGTGAAACCAAGATTTCAATAGAGAATTTGAAAATGACCTGA